From the genome of Triticum aestivum cultivar Chinese Spring chromosome 1A, IWGSC CS RefSeq v2.1, whole genome shotgun sequence:
AGAGAAAGGCAAACGATAATACGGCAGAACCTTCATCAAGGAGGTAAGGCTTTCTTTTTTAAAATATATCTCCTAGTCGCCACATCAAATCGTGACGTCATCCACCGCATTATATCAGGAAAAGCGTCCACCGGACTATGTCCAGGGATCCTGCCGGTCGTGCCTCCACTAGTTAGGTTCCAGACCCTGCCCTAAGGCCGGGGGCTGACACGGTAGTGGCGCTGGACTGTCCTTCCGCAGAGGATACGGACGATATGTCCATCACGAActctgaagtagagagcgccatgaatcatcgctATTGGAGGGCCGTTCTTGGTGACTGCGGCTTTTCAAAggaggcattcgatgccttcagCTCGGTTGATGCGTACattcgagctgctcaagatggacttgccagagccacggaccagcatccaaaagatatgcgggtaagtgtaTATttaataatcatataccagtaggccccgagacttaaagcagttgataaaactgatttaaggatcattgtataatcaggcactTATGGCGAAGAATAGActgctgtctcaagagctggaaaaatgTCAGAGTCAGCTAACTGCGGCTACCTCCGAATTGGAGAAATCCAAGGAGCCACCACCAGGTAATGCTTCTCCTCATCAGAAGAaagtataatcatataccagttATATTAATAATGTTGTGTTTTTGATGACAGAATCGCTAGAGCAACTGAGAGAGAAATTGATGGTCGCCTAGGCTGGTGAATaagaggccaaaaggcaacatgcggcaggcgagcgtgtgctgacgcgGGTCAGGGAGGAAAagaacaagctccaggattcccatacccaactgggcgaagaactaaaagatgttcgagcccaccTAGCTGACGCCgtcaaggagaataggaggctacaaggcggcatatttagtatgcttTTCAAACTTGCCTCCCTATCATTCGACGAGGGCAGgaactgacagatttatgtctgtaggtatgctgactggccgccccaaagaggaaatgtccggatctcaaggcgacCCGCTACAAGAGCTGCCCCGGATGCATGAGAGAGTTCGGCAAGCAAtgtggagtgttgccaaggctttatggccatccgcctctcctCTATGAggtatggcggagctcgtggagctaTTCAAATGGGCACGACAGCgcattcgattatggaagatatcagcctgccaagaaggtgcgcgagaggcctgggccatggtaaaaacacggtatacaaagcttgatccaaatcatatggcccgagtcggACCTCTAGGGccggatgggaaagaaattcccgttaatttggtatatgaccaagtagaagtagccgccaaatattcccaacaggattgtaagctagacagcctgt
Proteins encoded in this window:
- the LOC123111300 gene encoding uncharacterized protein, whose protein sequence is MSITNSEVESAMNHRYWRAVLGDCGFSKEAFDAFSSVDAYIRAAQDGLARATDQHPKDMRALMAKNRLLSQELEKCQSQLTAATSELEKSKEPPPESLEQLREKLMVA